A part of Ammospiza caudacuta isolate bAmmCau1 chromosome 5, bAmmCau1.pri, whole genome shotgun sequence genomic DNA contains:
- the LOC131558238 gene encoding forkhead box protein D3-like — protein MNEDSSENNEGSLDICTVGEEEGKLAQGIQPQIPSSHIHAKKGLPVTVDERRLLDKPPLSYIALIAKAILSSPTNKLNLAAIYKYIEDNFPFYKNKGRGWRNSVRHNLSLNDCFIKVGRCEDGKGNYWSIHPSNLKDFVHGDFRQHRRSRKRGHQKEVEHCLAGNYFTPWGHYPSCPAPNMLYQTHYFLDPLWKLLYADRLQFVHEYQKWNVNSHLIIGKFSPQLQTDKPHSTSGDWFYGSPATSVMQQNIFLNFQPCLPNSLLFFSQKQQQSEAFRHICK, from the coding sequence ATGAATGAAGACTCTTCTGAAAACAATGAAGGAAGTCTAGACATCTGTACAgtaggagaagaagaaggaaaactgGCTCAAGGGATtcaaccccaaattcccagctctCACATACATGCCAAAAAGGGTCTTCCTGTGACTGTGGATGAACGAAGACTTCTGGATAAACCACCTCTGTCATACATAGCTTTGATTGCAAAGGCAATACTTTCTTCCCCCACAAATAAACTGAATTTAGCTGCTATCTACAAATATATTGaagataattttcctttttacaaGAACAAAGGTCGAGGTTGGAGGAACAGTGTAAGGCACAACCTTTCACTAAATGACTGTTTCATCAAGGTGGGAAGATGTGAGGATGGCAAAGGAAACTACTGGAGTATTCACCCATCAAACTTAAAAGACTTTGTCCACGGGGACTTCAGGCAACACCGAAGGTCACGAAAGCGAGGGCACCAAAAGGAGGTAGAGCACTGCCTTGCTGGGAATTATTTCACACCATGGGGACACTATCCTTCCTGCCCAGCACCAAATATGCTTTACCAAACACATTATTTTCTGGATCCGCTGTGGAAACTTCTGTATGCTGACAGACTGCAGTTTGTGCATGAATACCAAAAGTGGAATGTAAACAGTCACTTAATCATAGGGAAGTTTTCACCTCAATTACAGACTGATAAACCCCATAGCACTTCTGGGGACTGGTTTTATGGATCTCCTGCCACTTCAGTTATGCAGCAGaatattttcctaaattttcAGCCATGTTTACCTAACTCgcttttattcttttctcaaaaacaacaacaaagtgAAGCATTCAGACACATCTGTAAGTAG